From Streptomyces chrestomyceticus JCM 4735, one genomic window encodes:
- the rpsA gene encoding 30S ribosomal protein S1: MTSSTETTATTPQVAVNDIGNEEAFLAAIDETIKYFNDGDIVDGVIVKVDRDEVLLDIGYKTEGVIPSRELSIKHDVDPNEVVAVGDEIEALVLQKEDKEGRLILSKKRAQYERAWGTIEKIKEEDGIVTGTVIEVVKGGLILDIGLRGFLPASLVEMRRVRDLQPYVGKELEAKIIELDKNRNNVVLSRRAWLEQTQSEVRQTFLTTLQKGQVRSGVVSSIVNFGAFVDLGGVDGLVHVSELSWKHIDHPSEVVEVGQEVTVEVLDVDMDRERVSLSLKATQEDPWQQFARTHQIGQVVPGKVTKLVPFGAFVRVDEGIEGLVHISELAERHVEIPEQVVQVNDEIFVKVIDIDLERRRISLSLKQANESFGADPTAVEFDPTLYGMAASYDDQGNYIYPEGFDPETNDWLEGYEAQREAWETQYAEAQQRFEQHQAQVIKSREADEQAAAEGAAAPAAGGSGNVGGGNVSGGSYSSESADNSGALASDEALAALREKLAGGQS; the protein is encoded by the coding sequence ATGACGAGCAGCACCGAGACCACCGCCACCACCCCGCAGGTTGCGGTCAACGACATCGGTAACGAGGAAGCCTTCCTCGCCGCGATCGACGAGACGATCAAGTACTTCAACGACGGCGACATCGTCGACGGCGTCATCGTGAAGGTCGACCGGGACGAGGTCCTGCTCGACATCGGTTACAAGACCGAAGGCGTTATCCCGAGCCGCGAGCTCTCGATCAAGCACGACGTCGACCCCAACGAGGTCGTCGCCGTCGGTGACGAGATCGAGGCCCTTGTTCTCCAGAAGGAGGACAAGGAAGGCCGCCTGATCCTCTCGAAGAAGCGCGCCCAGTACGAGCGTGCCTGGGGCACCATCGAGAAGATCAAGGAAGAGGACGGGATCGTCACCGGTACCGTCATCGAGGTCGTCAAGGGTGGTCTCATCCTCGACATCGGCCTCCGTGGCTTCCTGCCGGCCTCCCTGGTCGAGATGCGCCGCGTGCGCGACCTGCAGCCCTACGTGGGCAAGGAGCTCGAGGCCAAGATCATCGAGCTGGACAAGAACCGCAACAACGTGGTCCTGTCCCGCCGTGCCTGGCTGGAGCAGACCCAGAGCGAGGTCCGTCAGACCTTCCTCACCACCCTCCAGAAGGGTCAGGTGCGCTCCGGCGTCGTCTCCTCCATCGTCAACTTCGGTGCCTTCGTGGACCTGGGTGGCGTGGACGGCCTGGTGCACGTCTCCGAGCTGTCCTGGAAGCACATCGACCACCCCTCCGAGGTCGTCGAGGTCGGCCAGGAGGTCACGGTCGAGGTCCTGGACGTCGACATGGACCGCGAGCGCGTCTCCCTGTCGCTCAAGGCGACCCAGGAAGACCCGTGGCAGCAGTTCGCCCGGACCCACCAGATCGGTCAGGTCGTCCCGGGTAAGGTCACCAAGCTCGTTCCGTTCGGTGCGTTCGTGCGCGTCGACGAGGGCATCGAGGGCCTGGTCCACATCTCCGAGCTGGCCGAGCGCCACGTGGAGATCCCGGAGCAGGTCGTCCAGGTCAACGACGAGATCTTCGTCAAGGTCATCGACATCGACCTGGAGCGTCGCCGGATCTCGCTGTCGCTGAAGCAGGCCAACGAGTCCTTCGGCGCCGACCCGACGGCGGTCGAGTTCGACCCGACCCTGTACGGCATGGCCGCGTCCTACGACGACCAGGGCAACTACATCTACCCCGAGGGCTTCGACCCGGAGACCAACGACTGGCTGGAGGGCTACGAGGCCCAGCGCGAGGCGTGGGAGACCCAGTACGCCGAGGCGCAGCAGCGCTTCGAGCAGCACCAGGCCCAGGTCATCAAGTCGCGCGAGGCCGACGAGCAGGCTGCGGCCGAGGGCGCGGCGGCTCCGGCCGCGGGCGGCTCGGGCAACGTCGGCGGCGGCAACGTCTCCGGTGGCTCGTACTCCTCGGAGTCGGCGGACAACTCCGGCGCCCTGGCGTCGGACGAGGCCCTGGCCGCGCTGCGCGAGAAGCTGGCCGGCGGCCAGAGCTGA
- a CDS encoding nitrous oxide reductase family maturation protein NosD, whose protein sequence is MRTRSLLPLPAAALLSIGALLSAPGAAHGSTPGTASAPVPAPARTIDVSTAAQLKDALSAAKPGDTIRLADGTYKGNFKAATAAGASARITLTGSAKAVLTASGGYGLHLDGASYWTVRGITVTGGQKGIVTDGANGVVLDSVTVHGLDMEGVHFRKSSKDGVIKNSRIYDTGRDGSGMGEGVYVGSAGGTGDKSDNVQILHNTIGPGVGGENIDIKEGTTGAKIIGNTFDGSGLTGAHYDDSWADIKGNKVLVEGNTGKHTRNNGYETHSQQPGWGCGTVFRGNRSDLSGASGPNRYGFHITNYDASNCPVTISGDNTVTGGRGIATPGVPVG, encoded by the coding sequence ATGCGTACGCGTTCTCTTCTGCCGCTTCCCGCCGCCGCGCTGCTGAGTATCGGCGCCCTGCTCTCGGCTCCCGGTGCGGCGCACGGAAGCACACCAGGGACTGCCTCAGCCCCCGTTCCAGCCCCCGCCCGCACCATCGACGTCTCCACCGCCGCCCAGCTCAAGGACGCGCTGTCGGCCGCCAAGCCCGGCGACACCATCCGGCTCGCGGACGGTACGTACAAGGGCAACTTCAAGGCCGCCACCGCGGCCGGTGCCTCCGCGCGGATCACCCTCACCGGCTCGGCCAAGGCCGTTCTGACGGCGAGCGGCGGTTACGGGCTCCACTTGGACGGCGCCTCGTACTGGACGGTGCGGGGCATCACCGTCACCGGCGGCCAGAAGGGCATCGTGACGGACGGGGCGAACGGCGTGGTCCTCGACTCCGTCACCGTGCACGGCCTGGACATGGAGGGGGTGCACTTCCGTAAGTCCAGCAAGGACGGCGTCATCAAGAACTCGCGGATCTACGACACCGGGCGGGACGGCAGCGGGATGGGCGAGGGGGTGTACGTGGGCAGCGCGGGTGGGACCGGGGACAAGAGCGACAACGTGCAGATCCTGCACAACACCATCGGGCCCGGTGTCGGCGGCGAGAACATCGACATCAAGGAGGGCACCACCGGGGCGAAGATCATCGGCAATACGTTCGACGGCAGCGGGCTGACCGGCGCCCACTACGACGACTCGTGGGCCGACATCAAGGGCAACAAAGTCTTGGTGGAGGGCAACACCGGGAAGCACACCCGTAACAACGGGTACGAGACGCACAGCCAGCAGCCGGGCTGGGGCTGCGGCACGGTCTTCCGCGGCAACCGGTCCGATCTGAGTGGAGCGTCGGGCCCGAACCGCTACGGGTTCCACATCACCAATTACGACGCGTCCAACTGTCCAGTGACGATTTCCGGCGACAACACGGTCACGGGCGGACGCGGGATCGCCACCCCGGGCGTCCCGGTCGGATAG
- a CDS encoding proteasome assembly chaperone family protein, with the protein MLDPQGLYEWEPSGLAAVEAITARDSAGLVLLYHFDGYIDAGETGDQIVERLLGSLTHRVVARFDHDRLVDYRARRPLLTFQRHRWTAFETPSIELRLVEDATGAPFLLLSGPEPDVEWERFAAAVRQMVERLGVRLAVNFHGIPMGVPHTRPVGITPHGNRTDLMPGHSSFFDEAQVPGSAESLIEFRLAEAGHDVLGVAAHVPHYVARSPYPDAALTALEAVTAATGLVLPTAAHSLRTEALRTQEEIERQIAEGDEELVALVSGLEHQYDAVAGAESRGNLVAEPMELPSADEIGRELERFLAEREGENGGA; encoded by the coding sequence GTGTTGGATCCCCAGGGTTTGTACGAATGGGAGCCGAGCGGGCTCGCGGCGGTAGAGGCGATCACCGCACGGGACTCCGCGGGGTTGGTGCTGCTGTACCACTTCGACGGCTACATCGACGCCGGTGAGACCGGCGACCAGATCGTGGAGCGGCTGCTGGGCAGCCTCACCCACCGGGTCGTCGCCCGCTTCGACCACGACCGCCTCGTCGACTACCGCGCCCGCAGGCCGCTGCTCACCTTCCAGCGCCACCGCTGGACCGCGTTCGAGACCCCGAGCATCGAACTCCGACTCGTCGAGGACGCCACCGGCGCACCGTTCCTGCTGCTGTCCGGCCCGGAGCCGGACGTGGAATGGGAGCGCTTCGCCGCCGCGGTGCGACAGATGGTGGAGCGGCTCGGCGTACGGCTGGCGGTCAACTTCCACGGCATCCCGATGGGCGTCCCCCACACCCGCCCCGTGGGCATCACCCCGCACGGCAACCGCACCGACCTCATGCCCGGTCACAGCAGCTTCTTCGACGAGGCCCAGGTGCCGGGGAGCGCCGAGTCGCTCATCGAGTTCCGGCTCGCGGAGGCTGGGCACGACGTGCTGGGCGTGGCCGCGCACGTACCGCACTACGTGGCCCGTTCCCCGTACCCGGACGCGGCCCTGACGGCGCTGGAAGCGGTGACGGCCGCCACCGGACTTGTGCTCCCGACCGCGGCGCACTCGCTGCGTACGGAGGCGCTGCGCACCCAGGAGGAGATCGAACGCCAGATCGCCGAGGGGGACGAGGAACTGGTCGCGCTGGTGAGCGGCCTTGAGCACCAGTACGACGCGGTGGCCGGCGCGGAGAGCCGGGGCAACCTGGTCGCCGAGCCGATGGAGCTGCCGTCCGCGGACGAGATCGGCCGGGAACTGGAGCGCTTCCTCGCGGAACGCGAAGGCGAGAACGGCGGCGCCTGA
- the coaE gene encoding dephospho-CoA kinase, with product MVKVGLTGGIGAGKSEVSRLLASYGAVIVDADKIAREVVEPGTPGLAAVIAEFGEDVLSADGTLDRPKLGAIVFSDPQKLQALNAIVHPLVGARSAELEAAAGPDAVVVHDVPLLTENGLAPLYDLVVVVDATPDTQLDRLVRLRGMAESEAKARMEAQASREKRLAIADLVIDNDGPLEDLEPQVRQVWQNLRDRTG from the coding sequence ATGGTGAAGGTGGGGCTTACGGGCGGTATCGGCGCAGGCAAGAGCGAGGTGTCGCGGCTGCTGGCGTCGTACGGCGCGGTGATCGTGGACGCCGACAAGATCGCACGTGAGGTGGTCGAGCCCGGCACGCCCGGACTCGCCGCCGTGATCGCGGAGTTCGGCGAGGACGTACTGTCCGCGGACGGCACGCTGGACCGGCCCAAACTGGGCGCGATCGTCTTCAGCGACCCGCAGAAACTCCAGGCCCTGAACGCGATCGTCCACCCCCTGGTGGGCGCCCGCTCGGCCGAACTGGAAGCGGCGGCCGGCCCGGACGCGGTGGTCGTGCACGACGTACCGCTGCTCACCGAGAACGGCCTCGCGCCCCTGTACGACCTGGTCGTCGTGGTCGACGCGACGCCGGACACCCAGCTCGACCGGCTGGTACGCCTGCGAGGCATGGCCGAGAGCGAGGCCAAGGCCCGCATGGAGGCACAGGCATCACGCGAGAAGCGCCTCGCGATCGCCGACCTGGTCATCGACAACGACGGCCCCCTGGAAGACCTGGAGCCCCAGGTCCGCCAGGTATGGCAAAACCTCCGCGACCGAACCGGCTGA
- a CDS encoding tetratricopeptide repeat protein codes for MAERSPETNVIDFRAAEQLLAARDPRGAVQLLDPVIAAHPENTAARLLRARAFFLAAQLRPAELEFQIVLEREPDNAFAHFALARTLQRANRPEEAQRHFRLAAALDPRPEYIEAARFAPPEDSEEA; via the coding sequence GTGGCCGAACGCAGCCCCGAGACGAACGTCATCGACTTCCGGGCCGCCGAGCAGTTGCTGGCGGCCCGCGACCCACGCGGCGCCGTGCAACTCCTGGACCCGGTCATCGCCGCGCACCCGGAGAACACCGCGGCTCGCCTGCTGCGCGCCCGTGCCTTCTTCCTTGCCGCACAACTGCGTCCGGCCGAACTGGAATTCCAGATCGTCCTGGAGCGCGAACCGGACAACGCCTTCGCCCACTTCGCCCTGGCCCGCACCCTTCAGCGCGCCAACCGCCCGGAAGAAGCCCAGCGCCACTTCCGCCTGGCCGCAGCTCTCGACCCCCGTCCCGAGTACATCGAAGCTGCCCGCTTCGCACCTCCGGAAGATTCCGAAGAGGCGTAA
- a CDS encoding DUF6343 family protein, which yields MDQQPSGRRPSPGPASGITVSPRHDKRPAHGGTITEHMTRPPVRRTLEEAPTPHEQLAESDARRVVKGDEWRWVMRTGNEPLQARSPLKMRRGFALWGVFWAAAGTVAFVLAGRPGWAAACAVVTALAATDLTMVIRHIRQGPHYQPGKDVPPYEPDHGSGTGPPRPGPPDRGRGNRPPDGHGTGNRGRDHPDTDGNEDDDGEGGSRGRIGDGR from the coding sequence ATGGATCAACAGCCATCCGGCCGGCGACCCTCGCCCGGGCCTGCCTCGGGGATCACCGTGAGCCCGCGGCACGACAAGCGCCCGGCGCACGGCGGGACGATCACGGAGCACATGACGCGGCCCCCGGTCAGGAGGACCCTGGAAGAGGCACCGACACCGCACGAACAGCTTGCGGAGAGCGACGCGAGACGAGTCGTGAAGGGTGATGAGTGGAGATGGGTGATGCGTACCGGCAATGAGCCACTCCAGGCGCGCAGCCCGCTGAAGATGCGCCGTGGGTTCGCGTTGTGGGGAGTGTTCTGGGCCGCGGCAGGCACGGTGGCTTTCGTGCTGGCCGGCAGGCCAGGGTGGGCGGCAGCGTGCGCCGTGGTGACCGCACTGGCCGCGACGGATCTGACGATGGTGATCCGGCACATCCGCCAAGGCCCGCACTACCAGCCGGGAAAGGACGTACCGCCGTACGAACCGGACCACGGCTCCGGCACCGGGCCACCGCGCCCCGGCCCGCCTGACCGCGGTCGGGGTAACCGCCCGCCGGATGGTCACGGCACAGGCAACCGGGGTCGAGACCACCCTGACACGGACGGGAACGAGGACGACGACGGGGAAGGGGGAAGCCGAGGGCGAATAGGCGACGGCCGCTAG
- a CDS encoding UvrD-helicase domain-containing protein — translation MNHPTAEQTAAADAFRSGDHLVIQAGAGTGKTTTLAMLAHCPPPRGRPPCGQGRYIAFNKAIARDASRRFPGHVTCSTAHALAYASVGKDYQARLNAPRQAGWRIGAALGIDAGMTVRIGARRIGNKALSYSALRTVSRFCQSADPDLTDQHVPRLRGVEEDMLHGQLSEVVLPFARKAWADLQHPDRGTVRFEHDHYLKMWALSGPRIAADFLLLDEAQDTNPVVEQLFTAQRGHAQLVMVGDSAQAIYGWRGARDVMSTFDGRPLTLSRSFRFGPALAAEANRWLAIVAAPIRLDGSPGLVTELGKVPRPDAVLCRTNVGAMVEVICQLEQGRRVALAGGGGALAALAQSAHDLRSGRRPSHPELMLFESWQELREYAEYDPSGRDLQPLVELVDEQGTEAVLQALDRLSEEETAEVTVSTAHRAKGREWPTVRIADDFTGPDDLDERDEHGEPFPGPVDLAEARLAYVAVTRARTRLDIGGLSWINSHPAGDPRPGLPRGSP, via the coding sequence ATGAACCACCCGACAGCCGAGCAGACCGCCGCCGCGGACGCCTTCCGCTCGGGCGACCACCTCGTGATCCAGGCCGGGGCAGGCACGGGAAAGACCACGACGCTCGCGATGCTGGCCCACTGCCCGCCCCCACGCGGGCGCCCGCCGTGCGGACAGGGCCGCTACATCGCTTTCAACAAGGCGATCGCGCGGGACGCCTCCCGGCGCTTTCCCGGCCACGTCACCTGCAGTACGGCCCACGCGCTCGCGTACGCGTCCGTCGGCAAGGACTATCAAGCCCGGCTGAACGCCCCACGGCAGGCGGGCTGGCGTATCGGCGCCGCCCTGGGCATCGATGCCGGGATGACCGTACGCATCGGCGCCCGCCGGATCGGCAACAAGGCCCTGTCGTACTCGGCCCTGCGTACTGTGTCCCGGTTCTGCCAGTCCGCCGACCCGGACCTCACGGATCAGCATGTGCCCCGGCTGCGCGGAGTCGAGGAGGACATGCTGCACGGGCAGTTGTCGGAGGTCGTTCTGCCGTTCGCCCGCAAGGCATGGGCGGACCTTCAGCACCCCGACCGGGGCACCGTGCGCTTCGAGCACGACCACTACCTGAAGATGTGGGCTCTGAGCGGCCCGAGAATCGCGGCGGACTTCCTTCTCCTCGATGAGGCCCAGGACACCAACCCCGTGGTCGAACAGCTCTTCACCGCCCAGCGCGGACATGCCCAACTGGTCATGGTCGGGGACTCCGCGCAGGCCATCTACGGCTGGCGCGGGGCACGCGACGTGATGAGCACCTTCGACGGAAGACCTCTGACCCTGTCCCGGTCCTTCCGTTTCGGACCGGCACTGGCCGCCGAGGCCAACCGGTGGCTGGCCATCGTCGCCGCCCCGATCCGGCTCGACGGCTCACCGGGGCTGGTCACGGAGCTGGGAAAGGTCCCCAGACCGGACGCGGTCCTGTGCCGGACCAACGTCGGAGCGATGGTGGAGGTGATATGCCAGCTCGAACAGGGCCGCCGGGTGGCACTGGCGGGTGGCGGCGGAGCGCTGGCCGCGCTGGCGCAGTCCGCCCACGACCTCCGGTCGGGGCGCCGCCCCTCCCACCCCGAGCTGATGCTCTTCGAGTCCTGGCAGGAGCTGCGGGAGTACGCGGAATACGACCCGTCGGGGCGGGACCTCCAGCCCCTGGTCGAACTGGTCGACGAGCAGGGAACTGAGGCCGTACTGCAAGCTCTGGACCGCTTGTCGGAGGAGGAGACGGCGGAGGTCACGGTATCGACGGCCCACCGGGCCAAAGGGCGGGAGTGGCCGACGGTCCGGATCGCGGACGATTTCACGGGCCCGGACGACCTCGACGAACGGGACGAGCACGGGGAGCCGTTCCCGGGGCCCGTCGACCTCGCGGAAGCGCGCCTGGCCTACGTCGCTGTCACGCGGGCCCGGACCCGGCTGGACATCGGCGGCCTGTCATGGATCAACAGCCATCCGGCCGGCGACCCTCGCCCGGGCCTGCCTCGGGGATCACCGTGA
- a CDS encoding SNF2-related protein, producing the protein MVDRGEAAGQWAPAAGLPSAGVGSADAARRARWEEPAAQGKQGGADSAAFVRCAAVFLPAEPPRAGRFAFWRPDGGSLPVVRTAAGDGAGAVDAVGGEGAVGAAGAGEAVELTVARRHGNGARRRTVPAVLLPVAEAVPLLARARHDPSAHPAAACWGAAVLHALNLAARGRLLPGLTDRDIDAWRAGPLEPEDVAHLRAVAAAMPPEGYAVPLPDSSPLQLHDPELLVRALVDAVADALPRTPAAAHLTGAPFAAPAPQYLPGARDWAAEVAAGVDAGVRLSLRLDLAAHGLFDMRAEPGAVEGDASAEAAAEQAAAEERSAAAAVLQVHSLTDPTLVADAVQLWQGEGPDHFGPRARVDTLLALRRAARVWSPLSRFLERPVPDVLPLAEEELYELLGDAAPRLAAAGIAVHWPKELARGLTAAAVIRPAPGSAADGFGFFDTEKLLQFRWQVSLDGLPLSEAEMDTLAEAHRPVVRLRDQWVLVDPALVRKARKRELGYLDPVDALAATLNGTTEVDGEETEVVPLGALADLRSRLTGEAPVPPQPAGLNATLRDYQLRGLAWLDRMTSLGLGGCLADDMGLGKTITVIALHLHQRPSAPVLVVCPASLLGNWQREIERFAPGVPVRRFHGTGRSLDDVDGGFVLTTYGTMRSSATALAARPWAWVVADEAQHVKNPRSSTGKALRGIKAPARIALTGTPVENNLSELWTLLDWTTPGLLGSLKTFRALYAREVEGGEDPEAAERLARLIRPFILRRKKSDPGIAPELPPKTETDHPVALGREQAALYEAVVRETLARIEAAEGMARRGLVMKLLTALKQICNHPAQYLKEAAPGLTARSGKLELLDELLDTILAEGGATLIFTQYVEMARLLEKHLTARGIGNALLHGGTPVQAREEMVDRFQSGRTPVFLLSLKAAGTGLNLTRAAHVIHYDRWWNPAVEEQATDRAYRIGQTQPVQVHRLIAEGTVEDNIAELLTAKRALADAVLSGGETALTELTDAQLADLVSLRRAA; encoded by the coding sequence ATGGTGGATCGCGGAGAGGCGGCGGGGCAGTGGGCGCCTGCCGCCGGACTGCCGTCCGCCGGGGTCGGGTCCGCTGATGCCGCGAGGCGCGCGAGGTGGGAGGAGCCGGCGGCGCAGGGGAAGCAGGGCGGTGCGGACTCTGCCGCGTTTGTTCGCTGTGCCGCGGTTTTCCTGCCCGCCGAGCCGCCCCGGGCCGGCCGGTTCGCTTTCTGGCGTCCGGACGGTGGCTCGCTGCCAGTCGTGCGCACGGCTGCGGGAGACGGGGCTGGGGCGGTTGATGCAGTGGGTGGAGAGGGTGCAGTAGGGGCGGCTGGTGCGGGGGAAGCGGTCGAGCTCACGGTCGCGCGGCGGCACGGCAACGGAGCCCGTAGACGTACGGTCCCCGCGGTGCTGCTTCCCGTCGCCGAAGCGGTTCCGCTGCTCGCCCGCGCCCGGCACGACCCGTCCGCTCACCCCGCAGCCGCCTGCTGGGGCGCGGCCGTCCTGCACGCCCTGAACCTGGCCGCGCGCGGCCGCCTGCTGCCCGGACTGACCGACCGGGACATCGACGCATGGCGCGCCGGACCGCTGGAGCCCGAGGACGTCGCACACCTGCGGGCGGTCGCCGCCGCCATGCCGCCCGAGGGGTACGCCGTCCCGCTGCCCGACAGCAGCCCGTTGCAGCTCCACGACCCCGAGCTGCTGGTCAGAGCCCTCGTGGACGCGGTGGCGGACGCACTGCCCCGAACACCGGCGGCGGCACACCTGACCGGCGCCCCCTTCGCCGCGCCGGCGCCGCAGTACCTGCCCGGCGCGCGGGACTGGGCTGCCGAAGTGGCAGCCGGGGTGGACGCCGGGGTGCGGCTGTCGCTGCGGCTCGATCTGGCCGCCCACGGGCTCTTCGACATGCGGGCGGAGCCCGGCGCGGTGGAGGGTGACGCCTCCGCCGAGGCGGCAGCGGAGCAAGCCGCTGCGGAAGAACGCAGTGCCGCGGCGGCCGTCCTCCAGGTGCACAGCCTCACCGACCCCACTCTCGTCGCCGACGCCGTACAGCTATGGCAGGGCGAAGGCCCCGACCACTTCGGCCCGCGTGCCCGTGTCGACACCCTCCTGGCCCTGCGCCGAGCCGCCCGAGTCTGGTCCCCGCTGTCCCGCTTCCTGGAGCGGCCGGTGCCCGACGTCCTGCCGCTGGCCGAGGAAGAGCTGTACGAGCTGCTGGGCGACGCGGCGCCCCGCCTGGCCGCCGCCGGCATCGCCGTCCACTGGCCGAAGGAACTGGCCCGCGGACTGACCGCGGCCGCCGTCATCCGCCCGGCTCCCGGCTCCGCAGCCGACGGGTTCGGCTTCTTCGACACCGAGAAGCTGCTGCAGTTCCGCTGGCAGGTGTCCCTGGACGGCCTGCCGCTCTCCGAGGCGGAGATGGACACCCTCGCGGAGGCCCACCGGCCCGTGGTGCGGCTGCGCGACCAGTGGGTGCTGGTCGATCCGGCGCTCGTCCGCAAGGCCCGCAAGCGTGAACTGGGCTATCTGGACCCGGTCGACGCCCTGGCCGCGACACTGAACGGCACCACCGAGGTGGACGGGGAAGAGACCGAGGTGGTGCCCCTGGGCGCCCTCGCCGACCTGCGCTCCCGCCTGACCGGCGAAGCGCCCGTACCGCCGCAGCCCGCCGGGCTGAACGCGACCCTGCGCGACTACCAGCTCCGCGGCCTGGCCTGGCTGGACCGGATGACCTCCCTCGGGCTCGGCGGCTGCCTCGCCGACGACATGGGCCTCGGCAAGACCATCACCGTCATCGCTCTCCACCTCCACCAACGGCCCTCCGCCCCCGTTCTCGTGGTCTGCCCGGCCTCCCTGCTGGGCAACTGGCAGCGCGAGATCGAACGCTTCGCCCCCGGGGTGCCCGTACGACGCTTCCACGGCACCGGCCGCAGCCTGGACGACGTGGACGGCGGCTTCGTCCTGACCACGTACGGCACGATGCGTTCGAGTGCCACCGCCCTGGCCGCCCGCCCCTGGGCCTGGGTCGTCGCGGACGAGGCGCAGCACGTGAAGAACCCCCGCTCCTCCACGGGCAAGGCACTGCGCGGCATCAAGGCCCCGGCCCGCATCGCCCTCACCGGCACCCCCGTCGAGAACAACCTCTCCGAGCTGTGGACCCTCCTCGACTGGACCACTCCCGGCCTCCTCGGCTCCCTGAAGACCTTCCGCGCCCTGTACGCACGCGAGGTGGAAGGAGGCGAGGACCCGGAAGCCGCCGAACGCCTCGCCCGGCTGATCCGCCCGTTCATCCTGCGCCGCAAGAAGTCCGACCCCGGCATCGCCCCCGAGCTGCCGCCCAAGACCGAGACGGACCATCCGGTCGCGCTGGGCCGCGAGCAGGCCGCGCTGTACGAGGCGGTCGTCCGCGAAACCCTGGCCCGTATCGAGGCGGCCGAAGGCATGGCCCGCCGCGGCCTCGTGATGAAGCTGCTGACCGCCCTCAAACAGATCTGCAACCACCCCGCGCAGTACCTGAAGGAGGCCGCGCCCGGCCTGACGGCCCGTTCGGGGAAGCTGGAGCTGCTGGACGAGCTGCTCGACACGATCCTCGCGGAGGGCGGCGCGACACTGATCTTCACGCAGTACGTGGAGATGGCGCGCCTGCTGGAGAAACACCTGACCGCGCGGGGCATCGGCAACGCCCTCCTGCACGGCGGTACGCCCGTACAGGCCCGCGAGGAGATGGTCGACCGGTTCCAGTCGGGCCGTACACCGGTCTTCCTGCTCTCCCTGAAGGCGGCCGGCACCGGACTCAACCTCACCCGGGCGGCCCATGTCATCCACTACGACCGGTGGTGGAACCCGGCAGTCGAGGAACAGGCCACCGACCGGGCCTACCGCATCGGCCAGACCCAGCCGGTCCAGGTCCACCGGCTCATTGCCGAGGGGACGGTCGAGGACAACATCGCGGAACTGCTCACCGCCAAGCGGGCCCTCGCGGACGCCGTCCTCTCCGGCGGGGAGACCGCCCTCACCGAACTGACCGACGCCCAGCTCGCCGACCTCGTCTCCCTGAGGAGGGCCGCATGA